From Quercus lobata isolate SW786 chromosome 1, ValleyOak3.0 Primary Assembly, whole genome shotgun sequence, one genomic window encodes:
- the LOC115954131 gene encoding F-box/FBD/LRR-repeat protein At5g56420-like → MDESGLTQQPKKQKLNDERDVVDRNIKYLHNLPEEILRYILSLLPTKDAIRTSVLCKRWEYLWTSIPNLDFKGLELAKRKHFMNFVERVLLLRDSSDIKTFTLSCHVLRDASHVSAWISAAVRRNVQRLYISLCNFRKPFSLPHSLFTCMTLTELELEMPCILKLPPTICFTNLKTLNFGFVTFTKEHSTEKLFSGLPVLEELELNNCYWVNLKVVSISAPKLLSIRIVEDRENQNDENGCQVMISGVSLNYFCYVGEFYNEFHVHNSPSLGEASVLASWYYERKKQISHRMYMLVTGFSSVKELTLVFCAVEVLTYAVEVVELLPHLPIFNNLEYLALEEWSVNLDSVALLKILQKSPRLKTMVFSEGISLSSDYERNDRILDPVPPCFLSQLNCIEVYDYEGDEKELSAVKILLKNAVVLEELVISCSQQNQKKVHEQLLKLPRGSKHFELVFD, encoded by the exons ATGGATGAAAGTGGTCTTACTCAACAACCCAAAAAGCAGAAGCTAAACGATGAACGGGACGTTGTTGACAGGAACATCAAATACTTACATAATTTGCCGGAGGAGATTCTTCGATACATCCTATCCTTACTTCCAACAAAAGATGCTATTAGAACTAGCGTACTTTGCAAGAGGTGGGAATACCTTTGGACCTCCATTCCCAATCTTGATTTTAAAGGGTTGGAGCTGGCTAAGAGAAAGCATTTCATGAATTTTGTGGAAAGAGTGCTTCTTCTTCGCGACTCGTCTGATATAAAAACATTCACTCTCTCTTGTCATGTGCTACGTGATGCATCTCATGTAAGTGCGTGGATCTCTGCTGCAGTAAGGCGTAATGTTCAACGGCTGTATATTAGCCTTTGCAATTTCAGAAAACCATTTTCATTGCCTCATAGCTTGTTTACTTGTATGACACTGACAGAGTTAGAACTTGAAATGCCTTGTATCCTCAAACTTCCTCCTACAATTTGCTTCACAAATCTCAAGACcttaaattttgggtttgttacATTTACGAAAGAGCACTCAACCGAGAAGCTTTTTTCTGGGCTGCCAGTCCTTGAGGAGTTGGAATTAAATAATTGCTACTGGGTGAATCTTAAGGTTGTGAGTATTTCTGCTCCAAAGCTTCTTTCAATTCGTATAGTTGAAGATAGGGAAAATCAGAATGATGAAAATGGTTGTCAGGTCATGATTTCTGGAGTTAGCCTCAATTACTTTTGTTATGTTGGTGAATTCTACAATGAATTCCATGTACACAACTCACCCTCACTTGGAGAGGCATCAGTTCTTGCTAGTTGGTATtatgagagaaaaaaacaaatttcccACCGCATGTATATGCTTGTTACAGGGTTCTCTAGTGTAAAAGAACTAACACTTGTATTCTGTGCTGTTGAG GTTTTAACATATGCAGTAGAAGTTGTAGAACTCCTACCTCATTTGCCTATCTTCAATAATTTGGAGTATTTGGCATTGGAAGAATGGTCAGTTAATCTCGACAGTGTAGCACTGTTGAAGATATTGCAAAAATCTCCCCGTCTTAAGACAATGGTATTTAGTGAG GGGATCAGCCTGTCCTCAGATTATGAAAGAAATGATAGAATACTGGATCCAGTGCCTCCATGTTTCTTGTCACAGCTCAATTGCATCGAAGTCTATGATTATGAGGGAGACGAGAAGGAGCTATCTGCTGTAAAGATTTTGCTCAAGAATGCAGTGGTCTTGGAAGAATTAGTCATATCTTGTTCACAGCAGAACCAGAAGAAGGTTCATGAACAGTTATTAAAGCTACCCAGAGGGTCAAAACATTTTGAATTGGTTTTTGATTAG